A window of Candidatus Krumholzibacteriia bacterium contains these coding sequences:
- a CDS encoding glycosyltransferase family 4 protein → MRILLANYRYFLSSGSERYLFNAARALEARGHEILPFSIRYRKNLPTPSDKYFVRPLGSADSIYFREHTSTPSTLLRTLERLFYSREVERAIGRMAADTAPDLAYVLNYLRKLSPALLVGLKRAGLPIVVRLSDYAVLCPEGHCSRNSQPCTLCMRGNLWPSIRYRCVQHSFAVSSLNALATWFHRYRRYFDLIDVFVMPSRFMYDKMREAGFAESRLRWIPSPVDTAAFRPDPAGQRDSYIAYAGRIHPTKGLVVVLDALDLMRRNSPTRRLRFRIAGSGEARHVQALQRSIRERGLEEVVEVVGELEGPQLVEFLGRATLTILPSRMYENLPNALLESWACGTPVLASNLGSLADCVGEHSTAWLFQPGNATDLAERLTHFLDHPREIETAAIRVRTLAETTYAEEKHVSKLETLFHQLLSA, encoded by the coding sequence ATGCGGATTCTACTGGCGAATTACCGGTACTTCCTGTCGAGCGGTTCCGAACGCTACCTGTTCAACGCCGCCCGGGCACTCGAGGCCCGGGGCCACGAGATCTTGCCCTTCTCGATCCGTTACCGGAAGAACCTGCCGACACCCAGCGACAAGTACTTCGTGCGGCCGCTGGGATCGGCCGACTCTATCTACTTCCGCGAACACACATCCACGCCGTCCACCTTGCTGCGGACCTTGGAGCGCTTGTTCTACTCCCGCGAGGTCGAGCGTGCGATCGGGAGGATGGCGGCCGACACCGCCCCCGATCTCGCCTACGTCCTCAATTACCTGCGCAAGCTCTCACCCGCCCTCCTCGTCGGACTCAAGCGCGCCGGGCTCCCGATCGTGGTGCGCCTGTCCGACTATGCCGTGCTCTGTCCCGAAGGGCATTGCTCGCGCAACTCCCAGCCGTGCACCCTCTGTATGCGCGGCAATCTGTGGCCCAGCATTCGTTACCGCTGCGTGCAGCACAGCTTCGCGGTTTCGAGCCTGAACGCTCTCGCCACCTGGTTCCACCGCTACCGCCGCTACTTCGACCTGATCGATGTCTTCGTCATGCCTTCCCGCTTCATGTACGACAAGATGCGGGAGGCCGGGTTCGCGGAGAGCAGACTGCGTTGGATCCCCTCCCCGGTGGACACCGCCGCTTTCCGACCCGACCCGGCAGGCCAGCGTGACTCCTACATCGCCTATGCCGGCAGGATCCATCCGACCAAGGGCCTGGTCGTCGTCCTCGACGCCCTGGACCTGATGCGGCGCAACAGCCCGACACGGCGCTTGCGCTTCCGCATCGCCGGTTCTGGGGAGGCGCGGCATGTGCAGGCGCTGCAGCGGAGCATCCGGGAGCGCGGGCTGGAGGAGGTCGTCGAGGTGGTGGGGGAACTCGAAGGTCCACAGCTGGTGGAGTTCCTCGGCCGGGCGACGCTGACGATACTACCCTCGCGCATGTACGAGAACCTCCCCAACGCGCTCCTGGAGAGCTGGGCCTGCGGCACGCCGGTGCTCGCTTCGAACCTCGGGTCTCTGGCAGATTGCGTCGGCGAGCACTCGACGGCCTGGCTCTTCCAGCCCGGCAACGCCACCGACCTCGCGGAGCGCCTGACCCACTTCTTGGACCACCCGAGGGAGATCGAAACCGCCGCCATTCGCGTGCGGACCTTGGCCGAAACGACGTACGCGGAAGAAAAGCACGTCTCTAAACTGGAGACCTTGTTTCACCAATTGCTTTCCGCCTGA
- a CDS encoding glycosyltransferase family 4 protein, whose protein sequence is MQVAYIGIKGLPSRAGADRVVEAIVTRLAPLGVQATVYCDRARSVNDAVPGVRLLRLRVLPGKHLRPLSLNLLAGLHALVFGRYDLIHLHHLEAGFLLPILRLRYRVVSTSHGFAYRRAKWSAGARFFMRLSNVPFTRLSTAITSVSAQHARELQEQYGCQVLHIPNGTAPLRPAGDGGEVIRARHGLSPGRYFLLVAGRIDPTKGVHLALAAVNRLNMPLLVVGDDGQVPAYTQQLREMAGANVRFQSFVDEPAVLTDLMSHSTCLIHPSLFEGMSMVLLEAATAGAPIVCSDIQENREVLGNDGMYFRSGDAEALAGQLEWVLDHEEIAVRRARSCSLRVQQLYSWDAIVPRYVEVYRRASKGGVLATGR, encoded by the coding sequence ATGCAAGTAGCCTACATCGGGATCAAGGGGCTGCCCTCCCGGGCCGGTGCGGACCGTGTCGTGGAGGCGATCGTCACGCGGCTGGCGCCGCTCGGCGTGCAGGCGACGGTGTACTGCGACCGTGCGCGCTCCGTGAACGACGCTGTCCCAGGGGTGCGCTTGCTCCGCCTGCGCGTGCTTCCCGGCAAACACCTGCGCCCCCTCTCCTTGAACTTGCTGGCAGGCCTGCACGCTCTCGTCTTCGGGCGCTACGACCTCATCCACCTCCACCACCTGGAAGCGGGGTTCCTGCTACCGATCCTGCGCCTGCGTTACCGCGTGGTATCGACCAGCCACGGCTTCGCCTACCGGCGGGCGAAATGGAGCGCCGGCGCTCGCTTCTTCATGCGACTCAGCAACGTCCCCTTCACCCGCCTGTCGACAGCGATCACCAGCGTCTCGGCCCAGCATGCCCGCGAACTCCAGGAGCAGTACGGTTGCCAGGTTCTCCACATCCCGAACGGCACCGCCCCTCTCCGCCCGGCAGGGGATGGCGGCGAAGTGATCCGCGCCCGGCATGGATTGTCGCCGGGGCGCTACTTCCTCCTGGTGGCCGGGCGCATCGACCCGACCAAGGGGGTGCATCTCGCCCTGGCGGCGGTGAACCGCCTGAACATGCCGCTGCTCGTCGTCGGCGATGACGGTCAGGTTCCGGCCTACACGCAGCAGTTGCGGGAGATGGCGGGGGCCAACGTGCGCTTCCAAAGCTTCGTCGACGAGCCCGCCGTCCTCACGGACCTGATGTCGCACTCCACCTGCCTGATCCATCCCTCCTTGTTCGAGGGAATGTCGATGGTCCTCCTGGAAGCGGCGACGGCCGGAGCTCCGATCGTCTGCAGCGATATCCAGGAGAACCGGGAGGTGCTGGGGAACGACGGTATGTATTTTCGCTCTGGCGATGCGGAGGCGCTGGCGGGCCAGCTGGAGTGGGTCCTCGACCACGAAGAGATCGCGGTACGCCGGGCACGGAGCTGCTCTTTGCGGGTGCAGCAGCTCTATTCCTGGGACGCGATCGTGCCGCGCTATGTCGAGGTCTATCGGCGAGCCTCGAAGGGCGGCGTGCTCGCCACCGGACGCTGA